A single region of the Bacteroides luhongzhouii genome encodes:
- a CDS encoding UDP-2,3-diacylglucosamine diphosphatase produces MKNVYFLSDAHLGSRAIEHGRTQERRLVNFLDSIKHKASAIYLLGDMFDFWYEFRLVVPKGYTRFLGKLSELTDMGVEVHFFIGNHDIWCGDYLTKECGVIMHREPLTTEIYGKEFYLAHGDGLGDPDKKFKLLRQMFHSKTLQTMFSAIHPRWSVELGLSWAKHSRQKRADGKEPDYMGENKEHLVLYTKEYLKSHPNINFFIYGHRHIELDLMLSATSRVLILGDWINFFSYAVFDGENLFLEEYIEGETQA; encoded by the coding sequence ATGAAGAACGTTTATTTCCTTTCCGATGCGCATCTCGGGTCTCGTGCCATAGAACATGGACGCACCCAGGAAAGACGCTTGGTGAACTTCCTCGACAGTATAAAACATAAGGCTTCTGCCATTTATCTGTTAGGAGATATGTTCGACTTCTGGTATGAATTCCGGCTGGTGGTTCCTAAAGGTTATACCCGTTTTTTGGGAAAGCTGTCAGAACTGACAGATATGGGAGTGGAGGTTCATTTCTTCATCGGTAATCACGATATTTGGTGTGGAGATTATCTCACAAAAGAGTGTGGTGTCATTATGCATCGCGAGCCGTTGACTACCGAAATCTATGGGAAAGAATTCTATCTTGCTCATGGTGACGGGTTGGGCGATCCGGATAAGAAGTTTAAATTACTCCGTCAGATGTTTCATAGCAAAACTTTGCAAACGATGTTTTCAGCTATCCATCCCCGTTGGAGTGTAGAGTTAGGTCTGTCATGGGCAAAGCATAGCCGGCAGAAACGGGCGGATGGAAAAGAGCCCGATTACATGGGTGAGAATAAGGAACATTTGGTACTCTATACCAAGGAGTATCTGAAAAGCCATCCTAATATCAATTTCTTTATCTACGGGCATCGGCACATTGAATTGGACTTGATGTTGAGCGCTACTTCCCGCGTACTGATTTTGGGAGACTGGATTAACTTTTTCTCTTATGCTGTGTTCGACGGAGAGAATCTCTTTTTGGAAGAGTATATTGAAGGAGAAACACAAGCTTAA
- a CDS encoding metal-sulfur cluster assembly factor, translated as MEKFEIEEKIVAILKTVYDPEIPVNVYDLGLIYKIDVSDNGEVVLDMTLTAPNCPAADFIMEDIRQKVESVEGVTAATINLVFEPEWDKDMMSEEAKLELGFL; from the coding sequence ATGGAGAAATTTGAAATAGAAGAAAAGATTGTAGCCATACTGAAAACAGTGTACGATCCGGAGATTCCGGTGAATGTATACGATCTTGGACTGATTTATAAGATAGATGTTTCTGATAATGGGGAAGTTGTGTTGGATATGACATTGACAGCTCCTAATTGTCCGGCTGCTGATTTTATCATGGAGGATATTCGTCAGAAAGTGGAATCAGTGGAAGGTGTCACTGCAGCTACCATTAACTTGGTGTTTGAACCGGAATGGGACAAAGATATGATGAGCGAGGAAGCAAAGCTTGAACTAGGCTTTCTTTAG
- a CDS encoding RagB/SusD family nutrient uptake outer membrane protein yields MKKKYYILASMLACLTSFTGCVGDLDVQPLDSTVVTAERAYTDAASYTKGLNKIYSVWALSGQGGDDSDIAGLDAGNTVLLRCWWTMQEQTTDELKNAENKDWVGEINNLTWSTSKNEIIEGVYQRCMFVVALSNEFMKNIDNAPVEVDQKSYAAQARFNRALAYYILLDAYAKPPFITENNYSLTPSQLSRPELFDWIESELNTIRTDLPATRAEYGRADQTVVDALLARMYLNAEVYTGQARYTDCIAACKRIIPHYSLAKNYDDLFKADNGENPETLKEIIYPVIFDGKKTQSWGMAALVVGSRKEAGGGVREGWSQFRGTQNLVELFDFADNANRKPGEILDKRGIFDDYNGKCNYQITTGVTGNFDTEGWGVPKYSNLTSTGAPGQDVLWVDTDFPLFRLGDVYLMYAESVARGGEGGDMDTAVDYVNKLRDRGYGDTPHNKIDAAWLKANNYQNILNERGRELYWEGVRRMDLIRYGKFTGSSYTWPSKGGVITGVGVNERYNIFPIPVSDISVNGSLEQNEGYK; encoded by the coding sequence ATGAAAAAGAAATACTATATACTAGCTTCCATGTTGGCTTGCCTCACCAGTTTCACCGGTTGCGTGGGCGATTTGGATGTACAACCATTAGACTCGACCGTAGTAACAGCGGAAAGAGCATATACGGATGCCGCAAGTTATACCAAAGGATTAAACAAAATATATTCCGTATGGGCACTTTCCGGACAAGGCGGCGATGACTCCGACATTGCAGGTCTGGATGCCGGCAACACCGTATTGCTGCGTTGCTGGTGGACCATGCAGGAACAAACCACTGATGAACTTAAAAATGCGGAAAACAAGGATTGGGTAGGTGAAATCAACAATTTGACCTGGAGTACCAGCAAAAACGAAATCATTGAAGGAGTCTATCAGCGTTGTATGTTTGTGGTGGCACTATCCAACGAGTTTATGAAGAACATCGACAATGCTCCTGTAGAAGTCGATCAGAAAAGCTATGCGGCACAGGCACGCTTTAACCGTGCACTAGCATACTACATTCTATTGGATGCGTACGCCAAACCTCCGTTCATTACTGAAAATAATTATTCACTCACTCCGTCGCAGCTATCGCGCCCCGAATTGTTCGACTGGATTGAAAGCGAACTGAATACCATCAGAACCGACCTGCCCGCCACTCGTGCCGAATACGGACGTGCAGACCAGACAGTTGTAGACGCATTGCTTGCACGTATGTACCTCAATGCCGAAGTGTATACAGGACAAGCCCGCTACACGGATTGCATTGCTGCCTGCAAACGTATTATTCCACACTATTCGCTGGCTAAAAACTACGATGACTTGTTTAAAGCAGACAACGGAGAGAATCCCGAAACACTGAAAGAGATTATTTATCCGGTCATCTTCGATGGCAAAAAAACTCAATCCTGGGGAATGGCAGCTCTGGTAGTCGGCTCACGCAAAGAAGCCGGTGGCGGTGTTCGCGAAGGCTGGAGCCAGTTCCGCGGCACACAAAACCTGGTAGAATTGTTCGACTTTGCAGATAACGCGAATCGCAAACCCGGAGAAATACTGGACAAGCGAGGAATCTTTGACGACTATAACGGTAAATGTAACTATCAAATAACCACCGGAGTGACCGGTAACTTCGATACCGAAGGCTGGGGCGTGCCTAAATACAGCAACCTCACCAGTACAGGAGCACCGGGACAAGACGTATTGTGGGTTGACACCGACTTCCCCTTGTTCCGTTTGGGAGACGTCTACCTGATGTATGCCGAATCTGTGGCACGCGGCGGCGAAGGCGGAGATATGGATACTGCGGTAGATTATGTGAACAAATTGCGCGACCGTGGTTATGGTGACACACCGCACAATAAGATTGATGCGGCATGGTTGAAAGCCAACAATTACCAGAATATATTGAACGAAAGAGGGCGTGAGCTCTACTGGGAAGGCGTTCGCCGCATGGACCTGATCCGCTACGGCAAGTTTACCGGTTCTTCTTATACATGGCCTTCCAAAGGAGGCGTAATTACCGGAGTAGGTGTCAACGAAAGATACAATATATTCCCTATTCCTGTTTCAGACATCAGCGTAAACGGATCACTGGAACAAAACGAAGGTTATAAATAA
- a CDS encoding SusE domain-containing protein, with the protein MKIAKYISAICLSLLIFSACDSDLDKVYYNESEATPSVLSGIADTYVLDANKAQTTAIEFKWTNPQAGYAAQITNSLQMDLKGKNFGNAITLYSSTEEGPYNITTQDLNSKIMKLFQSYEMEVTVEPYDFEFRIASSISDATDSFYSNVESAQITPFIGDPEYPKVYLPGAYCSWGDPNDSFKQCQLLFSANDDGIYEGWVVFGNQAKDGWKISPEASWNTSWGTDDATQKNPASITLATGTGNITCYDKYSYKFSFNKTTLELSTKASADAWGIAGTHNDWGKAAADTPMTLAFESDASGNRAYYLTATLDLKADNAWKIRADNEWTHSFGTNDVEGEFEEAGSDNNFKVSEDGTYTIKLYFNRVKAKLIVTKK; encoded by the coding sequence ATGAAAATAGCAAAATATATATCAGCAATTTGCCTATCATTATTGATATTCAGTGCTTGTGACAGCGACCTGGACAAGGTATATTACAATGAGAGCGAAGCGACTCCCTCCGTATTGTCGGGCATTGCCGATACTTATGTATTGGACGCGAATAAAGCCCAGACCACAGCGATAGAATTTAAATGGACCAATCCCCAGGCAGGATATGCAGCCCAGATTACCAATTCATTGCAAATGGACCTGAAAGGAAAGAATTTCGGAAATGCAATAACATTGTACTCCTCTACGGAAGAGGGACCTTATAACATCACTACACAGGATTTGAACAGCAAAATAATGAAACTGTTTCAATCTTATGAAATGGAAGTCACCGTAGAGCCCTATGATTTCGAATTCCGTATCGCCTCTTCTATTTCAGATGCAACCGATTCTTTCTATTCAAATGTAGAGTCCGCTCAAATCACTCCGTTCATCGGCGATCCCGAATATCCGAAAGTATATCTACCGGGAGCCTACTGTAGCTGGGGAGATCCGAATGATTCGTTCAAGCAATGCCAGCTACTGTTCTCCGCCAATGATGATGGCATTTACGAGGGATGGGTAGTCTTTGGCAATCAGGCTAAAGACGGCTGGAAAATTTCTCCTGAAGCGTCTTGGAACACGAGTTGGGGAACCGATGATGCCACTCAAAAGAATCCTGCTTCCATCACACTGGCTACCGGCACGGGTAATATTACCTGTTATGATAAGTATTCTTATAAATTCTCTTTTAATAAAACAACTTTGGAACTCTCTACAAAAGCATCAGCCGATGCATGGGGAATTGCAGGTACACATAACGATTGGGGAAAGGCAGCTGCAGACACTCCGATGACTTTAGCTTTTGAATCGGATGCTTCAGGAAACAGAGCTTATTACTTAACCGCCACGTTGGATCTGAAAGCTGACAACGCATGGAAGATCCGTGCGGATAACGAATGGACTCATTCATTCGGCACCAATGATGTAGAAGGAGAGTTTGAAGAAGCGGGCAGCGACAATAATTTTAAAGTGAGCGAGGATGGTACTTATACCATTAAGTTGTACTTCAATAGAGTGAAAGCGAAGTTGATCGTAACGAAAAAATAA